One Turneriella parva DSM 21527 genomic region harbors:
- a CDS encoding TolC family protein, translating to MRSPLVFLLFVAGLSADSVRLEFSESVQRLVVQNRDFVAAKQNIETARLNYRAAYANFFPQVTAGMNYTQGNSATTAQLAGQSSTYELYSASLGVSQNIFSGLADYYSIKRARANAELSEATFALTAARTLYELKAAWALQNLASRQHTLALETQRRRRDNLRMIELRFNSGSENKGSVLLATSYRAQADRDVNQSLRQRAQSATELKRVLNLAQDTELEISGSPEVKEPPQEVQLGELAKKTPEYRQAVAQELSAEATADQSISPFFPTLNASGSMFRQGATFFPQGDRWSVTVGVSYPIFSGGKDYYAMKANNSALEAARRNRESVETLRVSRLQQALQTYRAAIENAKVSQALLEASTVRAQIARVKYNNGLLSFDQWDIIENELINRQKDVLQTRYDTEIAQAAWEQQTGEVP from the coding sequence ATGAGATCCCCCCTTGTTTTTCTTCTGTTTGTGGCGGGCTTGAGCGCTGATAGCGTCAGACTCGAATTTTCTGAAAGCGTGCAGCGGCTTGTGGTGCAGAACCGCGACTTCGTGGCGGCAAAGCAGAATATTGAGACGGCGAGGCTCAATTACCGCGCCGCGTATGCCAATTTTTTCCCGCAGGTGACTGCGGGCATGAACTACACGCAGGGCAACTCGGCGACGACAGCACAGCTGGCCGGGCAAAGTTCGACTTATGAACTCTATTCGGCGTCGCTGGGAGTAAGCCAGAATATTTTCTCGGGGCTCGCCGACTATTACAGCATCAAACGCGCACGCGCCAACGCAGAACTCTCTGAGGCGACATTCGCGCTGACCGCTGCGCGCACGCTCTACGAGCTGAAGGCTGCCTGGGCATTGCAGAATCTCGCGAGCAGGCAGCACACGCTGGCGCTTGAAACACAAAGGCGGCGCCGCGACAACCTGCGCATGATTGAGCTGAGGTTCAACAGCGGCAGCGAGAACAAGGGTTCGGTTCTGCTCGCAACCTCGTATCGTGCTCAGGCGGATAGAGACGTCAACCAATCGCTGCGGCAGCGCGCGCAGTCGGCAACCGAACTCAAACGCGTGCTCAACCTTGCACAAGACACTGAACTCGAAATCAGTGGCAGCCCTGAAGTGAAAGAGCCGCCGCAAGAGGTTCAGCTCGGCGAGCTCGCAAAAAAAACTCCTGAGTATCGGCAGGCAGTCGCTCAAGAGCTGAGCGCCGAAGCGACTGCCGACCAGTCGATTTCGCCTTTTTTCCCGACGCTGAATGCTTCGGGTTCGATGTTCAGGCAGGGGGCAACTTTTTTTCCGCAAGGCGACCGCTGGTCGGTCACCGTCGGCGTATCTTACCCGATCTTCAGCGGTGGCAAAGACTACTATGCTATGAAGGCGAATAACAGCGCGCTCGAAGCCGCCAGGCGTAACCGCGAGAGCGTCGAGACGCTGCGTGTCTCGCGCCTGCAACAGGCGCTGCAGACCTATCGAGCCGCAATTGAAAACGCAAAGGTGAGCCAGGCGCTGCTCGAAGCCAGCACCGTGCGCGCACAGATCGCCCGGGTGAAATATAACAACGGCCTCTTGTCATTTGACCAGTGGGACATCATTGAAAACGAGCTTATTAACCGGCAGAAAGACGTTCTGCAGACACGGTACGACACTGAGATTGCTCAGGCCGCGTGGGAACAGCAAACCGGAGAGGTTCCATGA